Proteins encoded within one genomic window of Ptiloglossa arizonensis isolate GNS036 chromosome 3, iyPtiAriz1_principal, whole genome shotgun sequence:
- the LOC143144912 gene encoding uncharacterized protein LOC143144912 yields MNHRQIEPLTLYTPNRFCKGLKNIYRDFFFHFTTVKIIATNLRCIVKPQIVSDPPKPTVTLKLPEPEIGSEKTVAEKKEANRRKNKVQIKPGNKHRGVFL; encoded by the exons ATGAATCATCGCCAGATAGAGCCTCTTACACTCTATACACCAAATAGA TTTTGCAAAGGATTGAAAAACATTTACAG AgattttttctttcactttaCAACTGTAAAGATTATCGCAACAAATCTGCGTTGCATTGTTAAACCACAAATTGTTTCTGATCCACCTAAACCCACTGTTACATTGAAGTTGC CTGAACCTGAAATTGGAAGTGAAAAGACAGTTGCagagaaaaaagaagcaaaCAGAAGAAAGAACAAAGTTCAAATTAAACCCGGAAACAAACACAGAGGAGTATTTTTATAA
- the LOC143145053 gene encoding uncharacterized protein LOC143145053 has translation MAGHTPNSKNYNMKLIDTLYNQVPAFTDVFDEETWYIFVACFVAGTILVAFILSRFITLKPVE, from the coding sequence atggcTGGTCATACTCCAAAtagtaaaaattataatatgaaACTTATTGACACTCTCTATAACCAGGTGCCAGCTTTCACAGATGTCTTTGATGAAGAGACTTGGTATATTTTTGTTGCCTGCTTTGTAGCAGGAACAATTTTAGTTGCATTTATTCTCTCAAGATTCATTACTTTAAAACCTGTAGAGTGA